Within Populus trichocarpa isolate Nisqually-1 chromosome 6, P.trichocarpa_v4.1, whole genome shotgun sequence, the genomic segment tTAATAAAACATTGATTGTGATCATTTACGAATAATAtattgatgcaataagaatctcttaattataatttttataattttatttgtaaagtatttttgttatttggactttatctttactctaaatttattaattaaatattatatttattattcaaatataaataaatatttaaaataaaaaaaaaaatctttattaataataaatatattttatgttaataaaatcaAGGTAACACGTAACCAATTGAttgattatgatatatttattaataccGAGAAAGTCTAAATCGTAAAGAACAACACTGCGACCATCACTTGTCGTAACTATAAAagagagactttttttttataacccaaaaaaaaaaataataataaggtaAGAGTTACtctgtaaattaaaataatgtacaaaaagaaaaaataatcatgaaggTATGAAAAATCTTGGGAATTCTTGTTGCCGGGAGATCTCTATCAAGAAGGGAAAGTGCCATCCCGGCCTCCTAGCTCGAGAAACTGATTATTTTGGCTTGGATTTCATTTGTACTTCCTTTCCATTGGTATATGatctttcatttgtttttagattataaaaTGGAATAAACAATCTTATTGGCATAAAGCAAGTGTGCAAAATGCAAATAAACTAAGTATTCTTTGCACTCAATCATTTCCTTCCAATTGGATATTAATTGAAGATTTTTATTACACGTCACCttcttttgtttgttagtgAAGCTATCCtattatctagaaaaaaaataaaagaaataaagtggAAGGTCACCATTTAAGTGTTTGTTTGGCGCgcactaaattttaatttttctactctaaattaattttttaaattattttagtacattgatattaaaaattaattttaaaaaatattattttaatatatttttaaataaaaaaaacattttaataaacaatatcTGTCACCGTCACAAATAACCCCTTCCAACCCCAGTTAATATCCTTTCCTTCTCATAACCATCGCTTCCTTCCTTGTTTCATTAACTACCCAACCAAAGTCAAAACTCCACCATCCACTCACATCTTGCCACATCACTATCATTTCCAATCAACTAAAAACGATAAACGCCCTTCTGTCTCTAATCGTCCATCCCCATAGTAACACGTAGACACATGTCATAAGCATTTAATCTGCTCCTCATCACAGAAGATCATAAGTCATTGGATTAAAACAGGGCCAGCAAGCAACCCAACTATAATTCGTCTATTTGGCTGATCAGACACTCTAATCCGAAGAGGAACTgctacctctctctctctctctctctgttttcaaTTCCATCGATCAAAATCCTCTTACCGCCGGCGAAATTCCGATTAGGTAATCTTCCTTATATTTATTTCGGTATTCTATTGATCTCTTATATGGTTCATGGTAATCAATTCCATCAAAATTTTAGTttccaaattttaattaatctattttttatttaattataccgTTTTTATGCAAGTTAAAACAAGGTAATTATTAATAGATTTCTAAGCTAATTAGATTTAGTTATCGTAGCTTTGAAGTTACTAATTAACAGTTAATCAGGCAGTACAAGATGCAAATTATCGCAGAAAAATGGAAGATTAGGGCTATTAGCCTGATTCTtaggctgtgtttgtttgtttttgttttaaattaattttttttatataattttggatcattttgatgtgttgaagtaaaaaataaaggttaaaaaatgaaaaatatatttccaaataaaaatcattttcaaaagcaAGCAACCGCtattataatctcaaatacTACCTTAATCACACTATCTGTGGAACTCGTAATCTGTGTTGCCATCACTTGCctataaattttatgtaaaatCTAGTTGCTCCAAAATGAGGGacaatgactttttttattaaggtgTTGCTCCTTAGTATCATTGTTGACTCTCTCAAAGTTGTGTTTAGTTGTAAAATCTTATTGCCGATAGTGAATTTAAACCCTCCTAGCTGTTATTGTACTGAAGAGTTGTTGCGAAGAATAATGCTCGTGTTATGAGAATTCTCCTGAAATTAACAGGTTAATGTAGAGGCTGCCTTTGTATAATGCTCGATGTAGGACTATGGTTATAAAGAGCTAgttataaaagattttaatcaTGAATGTTGATtggatagatagatagatagatagagagTAGAAGAATGTGATTTTACAGGGAATTTCTAACTGCAGAAGCAAATATTACTTCCCAGGATATTCTAAGACAGTtccaattcataaaaatatggatAGAATATGTTTCCTTGCAGGATAAATTTACTTCTTGGCAACTGTTCTGCATCCAGATTTAAAGTAGTTGGATCTCTTAAGTTTTACCTATTTGGAATTTCTCTGGTGCTGGTTTTTCCTTCTATCTGCAGTAATTATATTCTTCTCTCTTAtggtcatcaattttttttttgaatttttctttaatgcttggaaaaattttcCTTGTGGTATTAACTTCATGTAAGTTTAGGTTATTATGGACATGAGAATAGGGCTGTTATTTCTTCTCACTCTAAGTGCTGCTGGGTCCACTGCTGCTAGACAAATGGCAGCCACTGAGATTTTCAGGACAACCACAGGAACCTATGATATATCAGGTAATCTCTTAACCCTTTTTGTATACTAATTAACAGAATCTTTTGCAATTGTATACCATCAGGTGATGGACCTATGGTTTCGTGGTGTAATTTGAAACTCTGTTAGCCGCACATTGTGACTATAGTGCCATAACAATGACATGTTTAATTTATGTTGGCACGCACTGCTTCTGTTATTGCTTGGCCAGGGAAATTGATTAGAAATGGTTCTGTTCTGTTTAGTCAGATGTTAAATTATAGCTCAGTGTTATCTGAACTTATATCTAGCAGTTTTATTGATTAATCCCACTAGcagtttcattttaaatacTCTGCAGAGTACACCAACAGAGCATATTCAATTTGGTGATGTTTTACAGCTTAAgatgtgtttttcttcttctttttctttggggGGGTAGGAAAAAACCTGCTGCCTTTCATTTTACACTGCATCAGAAAGATATTATAATGTTACTGTCTCTAAAGTGGAATTTTGGCAATGGATGCTGGCAGTGACAATAGCCATTCTTCTTGATATAACAGGTCCATCACTTGTATGTGATCGCTTTTTGGGTTATTCTCACTCATATTAGAAGCAAAAAGTGTGGGATCCttgaaatttgatatttgcCAAAGTCATGTCATTGTATGATCATGGATAGGTAGATCTTAAACAACTCTCCCATTTAAAGATGCTTCAAATCTATCCTTTCTGGTTGGAAAATAATTTGCTTTTTGTAGGATTGCTGATGTGAACTCCTTGACTCCCTTATATGATCATGGATGAGTAGATCTAAAACAACTCTCCCATTTAAAGATGCTTCATTTCTGGTTGGAAAATAATTTGCCTTTTCTAGGGTTGTTGATGTGAAACTTCTTAATTCTGAAAATATTCCCATTACTGATCCTGTGCTTCCTTTTTCagctataaaaatgaaaaaccagGAGCAAGAAACAGATATTCAAACTTCAAACAATGTTACCAGGAAAGATGAGGTGTGCACATTGTGTGAGGAGTTTGCTGCCCAGGCACTTGATTACATGGCTGAAAACAAAACCCAGACTGAAATTCTTGAAAtccttcacaaaacctgttcTCGGTTGACTACTTTCAAGCAAGAGGTAACCTTTAGCTTTTTGGCTGATCATTATTGGATGTTGAATTGGAAACCAAAAATTTTGGCCCTTCACTTCTTTCCATCAATTGTGCTACCTTCAGTTTTTCTCTGCAAGATTTTGTTTGTGGTTTGTGTGTTGGTCTAAATTCTGTATGATAATGTATAATTCTGGACATCCACCTCGGTAGCATTGGTGGAGCAGCAAGTGTGGAGTTGCAAATTCTAGcagggagattttttttttggaaggcaGGCAGAACGGAGTGGATTGGCTGAATGCTATTATCACACCCATTTGCTATAAGAGAAATTGAGCATGTGATCTCTGTCTATAGTAGTCGATTACATCAAGTGGAGTCCTAGGATGAAGGATTTGGAAATGTTCTGACCGTGCATGATTTGTTCTTGAAATGTATGCTCTTGTGACTTAAATTGACTTGTGGTTGCTAGCCTGAGAATTTTACCATTGCAACCGTATATCATGCTGTATGTACAGGTGGCTTTACATGTGCATAAAATGTCGTCTTACTTTCTCCATACTTGAGTGAATCCTTAAATTGACTTTTGTTTTAGAAAGCTTAATATAATCTATTTGGACGTTTCTTGTTGCAAGACTGCATAAATTGcacttatttttatctaaaagatGTTATTGTACTTGGATATGGATAGTTTGTTTTCAATGGTCAGCATACCACCACAAGTGCCAATTGGACAGATAATGATTGCAGAGATTGTTCATGTCATGTAATTTGAATAATTATAGTGTAAATTCATGCACCACAAATTTCTATTTCTAGGTGTATGTATGACTGTCTAATTTGACTAATTGCACCCAGTATTGTTACTTAGTGGTGGAACTCTGGCCATGGAGAAGCTTGTAAAACTTTGTGTATCTTAAAATCCTTGAATACTTAATTATGGTACTTGACCAATTCTAAATGCTTTATGTTTTGCTTTGCACAGTGCATCACTTTGGTGGACTACtattcttctattttcttctcATATGTTTCCTCTGTGCAATCTGATGATTTCTGTCGCAAATACAATCTCTGTCATGAAATGGAAATCTTCTCTGCAAAACACCAAGAGGATAGCTGTAGCATTTGTCAACATGCTATTTCAGAAGTATTAGTCAAGTTGAAAGATCCTGACACACAGGTTTGCATTTGACTGTT encodes:
- the LOC7487357 gene encoding uncharacterized protein LOC7487357, which gives rise to MDMRIGLLFLLTLSAAGSTAARQMAATEIFRTTTGTYDISAIKMKNQEQETDIQTSNNVTRKDEVCTLCEEFAAQALDYMAENKTQTEILEILHKTCSRLTTFKQECITLVDYYSSIFFSYVSSVQSDDFCRKYNLCHEMEIFSAKHQEDSCSICQHAISEVLVKLKDPDTQLEIIDLLLKACNSMENYAKKCKRMVFEYGPLILINAEQFLETKDVCTLLHACKVPKDSGEQASTMLTADS